In the genome of Thunnus albacares chromosome 16, fThuAlb1.1, whole genome shotgun sequence, the window ATACAACAGTTTTACAATTGACTGCAGTCTTGCTATAaatttgtgtctttaaaagCAATGTAGTTCAACATTTGTGATGTAGTATCAAATTTACAAGCAGACAACATGACTTAGGTAAGACATCACCAGTAAGGCAATGCTTTTATGTCAGTATAATACTGTTTTTGGATAATAGTGGTAATATAAAGGGGGTTTTACGTTGTAGTTTTATTGTACAACCTAACAAGTATAATAACTTGTGTAGGAAGCAGGAGCACTTTAGAATGATAGATACGCAGTGCAGACATTATTCCATACAGTGTAACATCTGCAACATTCAGTATATCCTTCATCTTAAAGTGCTTCTGCTTCCTGTCCAAGTCATACTCATGTTGTCCTTTATTAGAAAGTCCTGTGCAGTAGTACATGCCTCCCTACAGGTTTGAACCTGTAAGCTACACAGAGTATCTTTGCAATAATGAAGATAAAATATCAAgacagagagcacagagttGCACATAAACCTGTagtaacagattttttttactacttgcagcagaaacagtaaagttgcagccagaaaatcaaaacagtgagctaaaagatgctaacaGGCTCTGCATCAACCCTTTTCACACACAAGTAGTTGTGTCcaatccattgttaatataaaaatactgattatagctgctttaagagGTGAAAAAGCTCCATTGTGATGTACATTTACACTATGAAAAGACATGTATCAATGTGAAAGTAAAATTGGGAAATAAAGGTTGATGTATGTGACGTGCTTTATGGCTGTCTCCCCACAAAGTCTCAGCTTCCTTTAAATACAGTGTAATACCGAAAGAATATTCAAGTTATTTCAGCATCTCAGGAGTATAAAATCCTCATTATATCTGCTCCATCACAGTCGAGTGTTTCTCTTCAAACCTTAAATCTACTTCTGTCTTCCCCTTTTTTGTAGTCATCCCTTTCTACTCTCTACTTGCTGATACTTCAACTGTGGCTGTCTTGTCTCTATCTTGTGTAGTAATTGTTTGAGAGCATCATGTGGGATTGTAGTGGTTTGACTTTATGTCAGCAGCTGTGAAGAGTCTCTTCTGAAGCTCGTCCTCTGACCCTCCTGGATTGATCTGTGGAATGTGTCTGAAACTCTTCACCCACTGGATAGATTCAAAATCAAGACACACCtcaaaccaaaaacaacagGTGAGGTCATTAATGATTACATTTCTGGTTGTAAGATTTCTGGAAAGTATACTAGACTTAAGAAAAAATGCCTCAAAAGAGTAACaatgaaaaggttaaaaatgtgtggtatgtttgcatgtttttcaaGCAGGTTGTTAAgagtattcatttattttgaaaccTCACTTCActagttttctttttgtctccagTGGACTGCTGACAGGGAAAGACGGCATGCTTGAGGCTGTGTGAGTCAGCATTGCAAGAATAATTAGGCTAGAAATGTTGAATCTCTGCAGGGCTGAATGTTTTTCTGCGGCTCTCCCAGCAGTGGTCACTACTACAGGCTGGAGAGTACAAGTTTGGAAAAAAGGACATTTAGGATGAGATAAGATGAGACAAACTTTAATGTCCCAAAGGAAATTTGTTTTGGGCAAAAGTACTACACAAGTTACAATCAAGTGATACATGACAGAACAGTACATGGACAAAAATATACCTCATTACAAGACAatacatgacaaaatatttcCTGCACAGAAACATACCTCAATGACAAGAAGATGCAGTGGTGCACTAGTTTAAAAAAGTGCCGAACTGAACTACGATCACACAATGCAATAAAAGATCACTAAATATTAGATTCACTAGACAGTTCTGTGGTGCATACATGCAAAAGGTAGTACACACAGCTGCGATCCAACAGTAAGCAATACATGACCAACATGATCAATGTAATTCAAAAGGGACCACTCAGACACCAGTTGATTACATTCAACTAGAACAGATAAGATATTGCAACATAACCATAAGATGTTGCACGTAACCCAAGATAACGTAAGTGAAACATAGATCACATTGTAAACAATGGATGAAATCTTAAAAATTCATACAACATACTACCTagactaaaaactacagtgccttCCACCTTATAGCACCTCCTTCACTGTACTTGAGGCACCACTAAGGATAAGTTATTGCACATAACCCATGGCAAAAAGTGAGACATAATTCACTTTGTAATTGATAAAACCTCAATAATCATAGAACATACTACCTAGACTAAAAAACAACTGAGCCTACTTCCTTATTACACCTCCTGCACTGAGCTTGATGCACTACAATCGTGGGGGTTCAGCTGGTTGTTTATTGAGTAGTGCAATAGAAGTTGGGACGAAGGAAAGCTTGAAACGGTTACTTTTACATCTGCTAGCTCTATAATGTCTGCCTGAGGGTAACAATTTATAGTCAGGGAATAAGATATGTGAGCCTATGTGCCTGTCTGACCATCGTTCTCTCATAGGATGCAGCACATTCCCTTTCTTGACAgaaatgctgatgttttgctcttttaaagCCTCAAGGTTGTATAATAACAACCTGGCTTAGTTCAGTTTCTAATATTAACAAACACATAGTTTGCTCAGATGAACAAAATGAGTAAGTGAAGGTTGGATCAGCTGTGTAAAGCAGGCCTGCATTGGGATTATgtgataaaataattttaaatattgtttaatgtgaaaaataaacaatgattactagggatgtgcagatgGTCCAgtacttgtatttgtatctatatttgttgaggcagcaaaattatttatatttttatttgaataaaagtggaaagagtcttagaaatcctgtttttgtttttattatgcttttaattttagaaaattaaagtgttacaataagtgttcatgaataaactaccgTATAAGGGAGGttcccacaccgggtcttgacctggagtctcccagatcatagataactgcgctgactactgagctaaaactttactcattgcagacagacctctacctatttatacacccataacacagagacagtgtgtaatgtgttgggaAGAACATCAAAGGTGATTACTGttctgcacttttcatttattgcctattctttacaacctaactttgcgGAAAGGGagcaacaggttatggagagtaccttgaaagcactttgcttgtgtcagtagctcagctttatctctggggaacactctCAATGCCGGGAGTGATGctcaaataaggaaatgtgcatcatgcagcaggtggatgcgACTCCCCTTGTTTAGAACAGCGGAGCAGaagacagagactgagaaaGCAATGTAACTGATctgcgcgctggtatttgacagggtttttttttcttcccgaaaataagtaatttttaaaaatatttgtatgaaacaaatattcataaaaaaacactatttgtgctttgctgaataatgtatttgtaatcACCCCTAATGATTACCTTTAGGCtaaaggaaagaggaaatcCCACACTAATTGTAAAAAGCAGCAATAAAAGCATATGACATGAATAGAACAGTCTTCACAGTTATAGGCCCATTGTTAGTAAGAGGAGAAGAACACTTAGTAGCCAGACTAATGACTGAGTCTAGCTTACTCAGACTAATGACTGAGTAAGCTCATGTCACCTGTGTCACTTTAACTCAAACTGACAAACTGTTCCTATGAAACTATGTGTTTTCTTTACACTTGCAGGTGAATTTCCAatcagaaaagtgacagaaaactgaAGCAACAATGAATtccacaaacacatcaaactcAACTCAACAGTGTGTTGATATTGGTGCAAGTGCCATTAGTGACCTCCAGACGGCTGTTTACATCCTGGTTTTTCTCTTTGGTTTGATCTTCAATGTGCTGATGCTGGGTCCCATTTTTCAACAAGTGCAGAGGCAAAATGTTATGGGCATCTTCCTGCTAAACCTGTCCCTCTCAGACATGCTTTACCTCTTCACCATACCTCTTTGGATCAATTATTACCGACAGGACCATCACTGGAACCTAGGTGTTACGAGCTGCAGTGTAGCCGGCTTCTTCTACTACTCCAACATGTACATCAGTATCTGCCTGCTCTGCTGTATCTCTGTGCACCGCTGTCTGTTGGTCATGTACCCCCACCGCTCCAAAACCCACCGTACATCATATTACACCTGGGCACAGTGCGCCATTGTTCATGTTGTAGTGGTGGTGCTGCACATCCTGGGGCTGATCTACAATCTCACAGACGCCTatgatgagaaaaacaacaatgacCATTGTTATGAGACCTATCCCATGCAGAGGCCTGTTGCCTTGTTCAACCTGCTCCGAGTGGGCTTTGGCTTCCTGCTGCCCCTGCTGGTGTTGACTGTCAGCTACTGGAAAGTGCTAGCCACTGTAGGCCAAAGTCCCGGCCTGAATGCCCAGGCTAAGAGGAAGGTCCGCATGCTGTCTTTTGGGGTAATTGGCATCTTCTCAATTTGCTACGCTCCATATCACATTATCCTGCTCGCACGCTCACTAGTCTTCTACCAGAGTGACAACACCCAACCTGATGGAAGTTACTGCCAGTTTGAACGGAGGATGCATGTCTTCTTCTCATGCACACTGGCACTGTCCAGTCTGAACTGTGTGATGGACCCTGTGTTGTATGTATTTGTCAGTAACGGAGTCCAAGAGGAGGTGACTCTCTGCTGGAGGAGGAATAATAGGACGCAGAGAGAGGACTATGGTCTATCTACATATAACAGAGGACAGCCTAATAGcaattaaatatgaaaagtaAGCTGTATATGTGATATGTGGGTAGAAAAATCCACCTGTGCacttgtatgcatgtgtgtgtgtagatgtgcaTACATGTGATTATGCATAATACTGTCGCTGTACTCATGTCTTCATCTTCAGTGTTAGCGAGTGAGTAGCTGGATTATATATATCCCATCAACCCTTCGTATACAGACAATCAGAAACCACATTGcctcatttgtctgtttttatcttcCCTCATATCCTGCACATAGAAGAGGGGGTCAAATGCATCCCAATTATTCAGTTAGGgggagcaaagttatggttttgctacctcactttttgtctttttaaaaataaacttatcatcatacagtcccCACAATCAGGTCATTATATTTCAGCAGCctatatcaatgatcatttttctattttcagcaactgacaaacacaagaataaaaaaatctgatgttttccgACCACCCCTTGAGTGGTTTCAGTCCAACCCATCGTGAGAGACAAACAACTTGTTCAGACTTCTGCAAAATACTCTGTTTTAGTTTCAGCTTTAGTCAGATTTTGgttggaattatttttaaatatgatgacGCATCACATGTAATGATCCCTCATCCGGTCTCTCTGCGCTgtgctttcattattatgattattctctcattttctcatacagGG includes:
- the LOC122965440 gene encoding G-protein coupled receptor 4-like, producing MNSTNTSNSTQQCVDIGASAISDLQTAVYILVFLFGLIFNVLMLGPIFQQVQRQNVMGIFLLNLSLSDMLYLFTIPLWINYYRQDHHWNLGVTSCSVAGFFYYSNMYISICLLCCISVHRCLLVMYPHRSKTHRTSYYTWAQCAIVHVVVVVLHILGLIYNLTDAYDEKNNNDHCYETYPMQRPVALFNLLRVGFGFLLPLLVLTVSYWKVLATVGQSPGLNAQAKRKVRMLSFGVIGIFSICYAPYHIILLARSLVFYQSDNTQPDGSYCQFERRMHVFFSCTLALSSLNCVMDPVLYVFVSNGVQEEVTLCWRRNNRTQREDYGLSTYNRGQPNSN